The stretch of DNA CCAGGGTTTGATTAAAAAATCAAATTCTTGTAGGGTCTGTGACGGATCCTTATCCGCATCACCGTTACTAAGGTATGAGAATTCGCCAAGATCAGCACAAGGATTTTTAGATGCTAGTGAAGAGTGTGATGACTTGGTCAATTTAGAAATATTTCAATGCACGTATTGTGGCCTTGTGCAACATAACTTGGCACCAGTTCCCTATTACAAGGAGGTAATACGCGCTATTGCCTTTTCAAAGGAGATGGGTGAATTTCGTGTTGATCAACTTCATCATTGGATTAAGCAAAACCTTCTAGAGAATAAAAAGATTCTAGAGGTTGGGTGTGGCAGGGGAGAATATATTGATTTGCTGATCAGTGCGGGCGCTACAAAAGTTGCCGGAATTGAGTATGCCCAAACGAGCGTTATAGCGGCTAGGGAAAAATATCCTCAAATCTATAAAGGGTATTTAGATTTGGATTTTGAATTACCAAGTGACTTTAAATTTGATGCATTTACTATTTTTAGTTTCTTGGAGCATTGGCCTAACCCAAATAAAGGGTTGAGAATAATTCATTCAGCTTTATCTGAGGGCGCAGTTGGATTGGTTGAGGTTCCTAATTTTGAATTAATTCTTAACAAGGGCCTGTATTCCGAATTCACAACAGATCACATTTTTTATTTTGATAGAAAGTCAATTACTTTCATTCTTGAAAAAAATGGATTCGAAGTTATCTCAGTTGAGTCGGTTTGGAATGACTATATATTGTCTGCAAAGGTGCGAAAAAGACCATTGCTAGATGTTACAAATTTCTTAAATATACAGGAAAAGATCAAATCTCAATTAACTACGTTCTTAGGTCATCATGGTAACCGCGACGTAGCTATATGGGGTGCTGGCCACCAGTCCTTAGCGGTCATTGCAATGTCTGGGGTGGCTAATCAAATTAAATATATTGTTGATTCTGCTCCATTTAAGCAAGGTAAATTTACTCCCGCTACACATCTTCTAATTGTTGGTCCGGAGCACTTAATTGCCCATCCCCCCAAGGCTATTATCGTAATGGCTGCTGGATATTCGAATGAGGTTATTCGAATAATTTTGGAGAAATATTCATTCATTGCGCATATTGCAGTTCTGAGGGAAGACAATCTGGAGATTGTGCGATGAGTGAAGAATTAAAATTTCACTTAGAGAAAGTACTTGAACATGTAAAGAATGCCAAGGAAGGCTTGCCGACTGATGTCTTTTATTTTGTAAGTCAACTTACGCCACTTATTAATGTTGACCTTCTAATTAAAAATAAGAAGGGTCAGGTTCTGTTAACTTGGCGTGATGATCGCTTTTATGGCCCTGCATGGCATATTCCTGGAGGTATTATTCGCTTTAAGGAAAAAATTGAGCATAGGATTGAACAGGTTGCACAGTTGGAGTTAGGTGCAATGGTCAATTTTGCTACTGAGCCTATTCATATTCGTGGCTTAATTAATTCTGAAAGAGATGTGCGCGGCCACTTTATTTCAATGCTGTATTTGTGTGAACTTAGTAGTGATCCAATTAAGGAAAAAGCCTACTCCAATGGTGAGCCCAAGCAGGGTCAATGGTCATGGCATGATAAAGCGCCAGAAAATTTATTGAAAGTGCACGAATCTTTTAGAAAATTTATAGACGATACACCACCCCTCTGACTAAGAAATCTACAATGATATTAATGTATTAATTTAACACTGCATATCGCATCTTTGGGAATTACCACTATATCTCAATGAAATTTTGGAACGGCTGTTAGGCATTTTAATTTTTATCAATATATTAGAGAGAGCTCTTATGAAAAGCTATGCACCCCATCAGATTGTTAAGTCTTGCTCAAGAATAGAAAGTGGGCTTAGATTGGCTCATGATGGTGTCAGAGCTTGCACATTCTCAACTGGTGCTGTAGAGGCTCCGAATTACTGGGGGCCAGATGAAATACCTCTAAACTTAACAAAGCAGATGATAGTTGATAAAAGAAGGGCCCTGTTTGAAAGGTTAAATGATCCAAATGACAATGATTTTCTTTGTAGAAAATGTACTCATTGGGTTGAAAAAGAATATAAAGAGATTCGCTTTGATCAATTAGAATTTGTAAATGTCGCCCACTTCTCAGCATGTAATTTAAGATGTAATTATTGTGGCTTTACTAAAAATAATGACTTCAAGAAAGAAAAATATAGTGCATTAAATATATTGAAGCATTTTGATGCCAAGGATGTCACATTCGAAGCTTCTGTTGATTTTAATGCCGGAGAGCCGACGTTAATGAAGGACTTGGATGAGCATTTAATTTTTTTTAGAGAAAATAAAATGCGGGTTCGTTTATATAGTAACGGTATTATATTTTCTCAAGCAGTTTATGATGCAGTAAAGGATGGAACAATCACTTGGCTAATTATTTCTGTTGATGCTGGCACCCCGTCGACATACTTTAAAACTAAAAAAAGTAATTGTTAAAGTGATGTTATCAAAAACTTAGCAAAATACAGAGAGGCTGAGGTCGAGGGAATAGGCAAAGTTGCTGCTAAATATATTTTTACTGAGGATACACTCGGTGATGATGATTTATACGGCTTTCTTTATTCAATGCTAGCAATTGGAATCGTAAACATTTGGTTATTACATGACTACAGCCTTTCTCATTTTGAAAACCTAGATGATAAAACTGCATACTTAGACGCTTATGCAAAGTTGTACAATCTATTTGAGGATTGGAGTATTACACCATCCCATTTTGGAGATTCAGCTGCTGGAGACGTGATTCCAGTTATGAATGCATTCCAAATAAAAACAAAAGAAAAAATTGAACAGCTTAAAACCAAAAAAAAATCAGTTAAGTCGGTTGACGTTTCAAAAATAGTCATCTACAAAAATATTTTAAAAAAATTTAATAACTATAAAACTTATGGATTAAAAGATGTTGATTCCTTACTCGACGAACTGAATAATTCTAGAGTACTTGTAGCACCATCTGGAGTTGCAACCCTTAACTTATTATCAAATGTTAAGTTTAGTAAATTAAATATTATATCTTTTGCCGATCTTAGCGTGAGCAAGCATGGCCAAAAACTAAATGGTGTTGAGGTTAGGTCTTATAAGGATTTAAAAAATATCAACTTTGATAAGATTATAATTACAAGCGAATATTTTATGAACTCTATCTTAAATGACATGAGCGACTCATTTCATATAAATGATAAGGAGATAATATTAATTTCAGATGAACCCTTAAACCGCAGATACTAGATTATTTTTTAAAACAAACTGCAATTAATTTTGAATTATTAGTTATCGTTAATTATTCTTCGGATAATTTAATAATCGAAATGGTTGGTAATAGAGAAAATGCAACTATCGTTATATCTTTAGGCAATTCTAATCCAATTATTGCGTACAATCATAAGCAGGACCGGAGGGCTTGGCATTACAAAGCATCCAAATACTTATTGAAAGTGCGCTTATCTTTAAGAAAGTTAACTGATGATGCTCCACCTCTCTGACTATGACATCAGCGCCGATATTGCTGATGCTATTTCTCGTTTGGGCGAAGATATTCAGTTATTCAACAATAAGTCAATATTGATTACCGGGGGCACTGGTTTTTTTGGGCGCTGGCTGCTTCAAATTCTATGCTCCTTGATATTAGAAAAAAAATTCAAAATAGATATATATGTACTGAGTCGCAATCCAGAAAAATTTTTAGAAGCAAATGCCGAGTACTCATTCGATCGGCTTGTTAATTTTATTTCAGGGGATGTGATAAATTTTGAATTGCCAAATATTAAGACTGACTACTTAATTCATATGGCAACTACAGCAGCATCCGAAACCTTTGACGGAGAAGATCAGTTACAAAAGCTAGATCTTTTGTACAGGGGCACAAGAAACACTCTAGAGCAGGCAGTTCGATCTGGGGTAAAAAAAGTATTATTTACGTCGTCTGGTGTTGCTTATGGCCCATCAAATGACACTTTTTTTACTGAAGAAATGCTTCAGGCTCCCAAGACAACCATGGTTTCTTCTGCATTGGGCGAAGGAAAAAGGTTGGCAGAATATCTAATTGGATACTACGCACTCAAAGGTGGTTTTGAGTATTCAATTGCTCGATGCTTTTCTTTTTTTGGCCCATTTTTGCCCTTGGATATCCACTATGCAATTGGTAATTTTGTAAATGATGCAATAACCAAGGATGTAATTACCGTAAAAGGGGGAGGTCAAGAATTACGCTCTTATCTTTATATAGGTGATGCTTGGGTTTGGCTTTTAAAATTACTACTCCATGGAGATAACGAAATTTATAACGTGGGATCATCAAAATCTATTTCTATTGGGGATCTGGCTTTCCTAGTTCGGAATACCCTGGCAGCGGAAAAGAGGGTGGAATTTTTGGGGCTGACCCATGAAGTAGGAAACTTTAGTCGTAATACCTATATCCCAAATACTGATAAGATTTGTAATAAATATGGATTACGTGAGTGGACGACATTGAGCCAAGGTATTAAAAAGATGGCAAGTTTATGAATACATTTCTGCGTCCAAATTGATTAAATTTAGCAGTATTAATTTTCTTGAGGAAAATAGGTTATGAGTAGTGCACTTCAAATCTTGGCTGACCATGAGGCACTATCTTTGGTTGAAAAAAATAAGCGCAAGGATCAAAGTCAAAAACGTCCAAGAGTTCATCAAAAGATTCAGAGTTATTTTAAAAATATGCTTGATGGAGACATTAGCCCAATTTTAAGATTAAAGATTAATCGCTCACTATGTAACTTTAGTTGCGCCCACTGCTGCGAAGAGCCCTATATGACGCGAGACTTAAAAAAACGTACCGGTATGCCAGATCCTCGCCCACAAATGTCATTGGATGACTATAAAGAGCTCTCAAGACAGGCTGATGATTATGGATTATTTAGATTTGTTCTTACGGGTGGGGAGGCTTTAATTGATAAAAATTTGGATAAATTGATTGAGGTACTCGATCCGATGAAACACTTGATCATTCTTGATACAAATGGCTGGACTTTTGACGACGAGAAGGCAAAGTGGTTTGCAGGTCTAGGTGGTTATAAAGCCCAAATTTCACTGGATAGTTTTATTGAGGCAGAGCATGATCAGTTTAGGAGTAAAAAAGGTTCCTATAAGAGAGTGATGCGAGCACTAGAAGCATCAAAAAAAGCCGACTTGGAATTGCTTATTTCAACTTGCATAATCAAGGATAGAGTCTTTACACAAGAATTTGAAGACTTATGCAGCTTTTGCAAGGAGGGTGACATACCTCTGTATGTAACCCTTGCAAAACCCGTTGGAACAATGAGAGAGCAAGATACTTGGGTATGCACTAAAAAAGATGTGGACCAATTAAAGTATTTGGAAGATAAATATAATGTTTTTACTCACATGACTCCATCCTATGGTCAGCCAGGGCGCTGTATAACCGTGAAAGGCATTAATACCGTCAATCACGATGGCGAAATTATTCCTTGCCCATATATGGATCTTTCAATTGGCAATGTTACTAAAGAGCCTCTGTTCGAAATTCTCGAGAGGGGGATGATGAATAGCTGGCTGGGACCGTATCGCGATGAGTGCATCATCGGTGAGCATAAAGACTTTATTCAATTCCACAATCAATCGGTACATGATTATTTGGATATTAGTCCGCTATTACCTGTGCCATATGAGCATGGTTTTGGGCGAACAAAAACCATATCTAAATAATTAAGGCATATTATGAGTTTTTTTAGTGAAACTGGCCGACGTATTCCACGTAAGGAATTTCGTCTTTTTGGTGAGACTCCTCAAACTTATTACCGACTTGACGGACGTCTCAATGATTATTCTGACGTATTATCAAAGTCTATTCAGTTTGGTGGCGTTGACTCTAGTATTGACTTAAATACTTTTCAGACTGCCTGCGAAAATCTTAAAAAAGAATTCGAAGCTAATTCTGATTATCGGAATTTATTTAATGGGTTAGCTGTTCCATTCATATGTAAATCTAATAAATCTTTCGATGACTTAGGTAGGGATTTACAGGATGTTGAGCTACCAAATTTTCAACGGGCGTTTAATGCCAAATTCCCCGATCATCATTTCAAGGCAATATTGCAAAGTGATTCACAGCTAGCGGGTAGTATCACTTTGGATCCAAGATCGCGCTATCAATCTTTTGTAAATGCATGTAAATCAGGTACTGTAATCGGTTGGTATTTTCCCCAGACACTGCAAGAATTTGATATTGAGTCACAAAGACAGCAAATGGATGATTTGCCGGATATTGGAAATATATGCCTTAGTGGTGGCATCGATATTATGGCTGCGCTAATTGGAAATCCACAGCTATTAATTAGCGAGGAAAACTATGCGCCCATATTATGCCTTTCAGCATATATTCACAAGGATCCAAGGTTGGTTCTATTGATGAAGTCATATGGCCCCCACATGGAATTTTGGTGTATGACGCAGATGCTCTCAAAAAATGTTACCCAAGTATCAGAGCAGTGGGCTGGTGGTATAACAATTTTTCAATCTCTAAATTAGACATCTCTTCGAAAAGTAGTGTTTATGGCCCTGGTACTTTTAAATCAAACCCTAGAAAGTGCAAAAAATTATCTCTTGAAATTGAGCCCTAAAGAGCATTGTATTTTGATTGATAATGCAAGCACTGACAAGCTGTGGGATTGGGTTTCCAAAAAAGCAGTTACACAAATAAATCTAACGGTTGTAAGAAATCGAAAAAGAAAAAATCTTAAATTTAATATTAAAAATGCTCTTAGACTAGTAAAATCGGGTGAGACTATATTAATCAAAGATGGTTTAAATACTGTTCCACATAAATTTTATAATAATTTTCTATTTAAATCGTACATTGAATTAGGTGGATTTTATAAAAATTCCCTTGTCTCTATAACTCTTCATAACTATTGTTATGGAAAATATTTACGAAAATGCTTAACTAGTTTAGTGGAGCAAACTTATCAAAATATAGAAATTCTTTTTTCTGACAATGCTTCTAATGATGACTCATGGGCTATTGCTTGCGAATTTGCTGAAAAGTATCCGAAAAAAATAACATTGACTCGAAATAATATAAATAAAGGCCCCAAAGCAAATTTAGAAAATTGTTTAGTTCATGTGAGTGGGCATTATAGAATTGAGATGTGCTCAGATGATTATTTGGAGCCAAACTGTATTGAAAGGGCCGTTAAAACCTTCAAAAAATATCCTCAAATAGGATTTGTCATGTTTCATCGAAACATCGTAGATGATCAAGGTGTCATTAGCAAGGAGAAGCCTTTTTATGATGGATCATATTTGATTGATGGTGTTGACCAGGCTGCAGTCTATATGATGGCTGCCGTTAATCCAAGCGTTTCTCAAATTGTTTACGATACCGCTAAAGCTGCTAAGTCGGATAGCGAAGATTCTGTTGTTTCGCGTTGGTGGGGCGCGCGAATTAGAGACTTCAAGATGTGCTTGGATTATCCAATAGCCTATATAAGTGAGCCTCTTCTCGGTCATAGGGATCATCCGTTAAGTGACTCAAAAAGCACTGAAAATAGTATGCTAGAAATTTTTGGGCCTCTACTTATGTGTCATAGTTTTGTTGAAATGTCTAACTATCATCCAAAAGTGGTCAAAAAATTTGATCAATCAATTGAAAAGCTTGCGACTTTATCATTAAGATACGCTAGTAGGGCTATAGCTAGAAAAGATTTTAAGTTAGCAAAACGTTATTTCCATCTTTCTCGCTCTCTCTCTTCTGATATAGAGGGGTTAAAGCTATTTAAAATGCTTGATGGTCTCTTTAATGAGGTGGACGTGGATAAAAAGCAATTAATAATTACAGCAATTCTTGCATTAGAAGGAAATTTAACTAGGACAAAATCATATTTACCTCCTAAAGGAAGTCGTAAGCTAATGATTTGATATCAAGTAAATGCGTTTGTTTCAGTGAGAGCTATATTAGAACAATGTTTTGATGAACTTGTAGCGCGGTTTGGACTTAAGCAGGTTGAGCTATCCTGAAAATTAATTGGGTGCAGGATGTATACCGGAAGTCCTTGCTTATCTCGTATCAGTTAGACAATGGGCCTGAGATTGAGTTTGAAAATTTAAATTAAAGTCTGATATCTATTATTAGTTAAAACGGTTAATAATTGACTGCAGCAGAGCTTCATAGCATCTCACTTACATCATGGGATGATACGGTTTGTTAAATAGTGCCATTTTTTATATTTCAAGCCATATATATACATAAATTTTTAAGTATTCATTGGTTCTTTTGAAGGCGTAGGTCGCACATTCTTATTGTACTGGGCAGAGTAAAAAATCTATAAGCATTACCTTAAATAAGGATTCAAACTATATCTTGGTAGATGGATTTATCGGGACGGATCTAAAATTCAAAAGTAAATTGTGGGCTCGTATTTCCCCCTTTAGCCTTAGAGCTGTCGCATTCCTTTCTTTTTGCTCGCGAGGCATGTTTATCAACAACAGATTTTTTACCAGCCCGTACTTCTGATAAGTTACGTCTGGCATATAGACGATCTTTAGATTGCTTTGTGGCAATGGCAATTTCTACGACTGGTTCTGGGATTTCTTTACCCGTATAAAGTTCTATACTCTTTTGCACTTCCTGAGGCATCATCCATGGCTCAAATATCCATGTATCTGGTATCTGACGCATATAAGGAAGCCACTTTTTAACGAAAATGCCTTTTGGGTCCTGGTCTTGCGCTTGCTTAATGGGGTTATAGACGCGAGTCACATTAATTCCAGTTGTACCAGATTGCATTTGTAGCTGACTCCAGTGGATGCCTGGCTCATAGTCTAAAAACTGAGTGGCTAACCATTCTCCTACCGGTCTCCAATGCAGCCAAAGTGGGTAGGCTGCAACAGAGACCAGCATTGCACGCATTCTAAAATTAAGCCATCCCGTCTCGCGCAGCATAGTGACGCAGGCGTCTACCATGGGCCAGCCCGTCTTAGCGTCCTTTAGGGCATTAAAGTAATCTTGATTAAATTCATTCTCACGGAGTCCGTCATAGCCACGGTGCATGTTTTGCCATTCGATTTCAGGTTCACTCTCCAGCTTTTGAATGAAATGACAATGCCAATATAAGCGACTCATGAAGGCACTCAGACCCGATATTTTTCGACTAGCTTGAGGCGGAGTTTGAAGTAATTCTTCATTTGTAGCTTGGACTACTTCTCTAATGCTAAGGCACCCATAGCTCAGATATACCGATAAGCGGGAGCAAGCATCTGGCGCAGATAGGGGTGAAGAAATCCCGCCGCGGTACTGCATGCTTCGTTGCTTTAAAAAACTATTGAGTGTTTTGAGTGCAACAGACCTTCCTCCGTGTTGTCTGCGGGGAGGGTTATGGCGCAAGTGCTGAGGCGCCTGCATCGTTGAGGGCGTTAAATGAGATGCACTTGAATTCAGTATTAAGGTGCTTGCAAGAGGGGCTTTCCAAAAATGAATCTGTGAAAGTTCATGTAAGGGTGCTTCCATGTGTCTTTGCCAATTGGCTTGCCATACATTACGGTTTTTAAGCCCCCTAGTCACACCAAACTGGGGATATTCACCCCATTGAATGGCGTGAGACCTGCACCAGTGACCAAGCTCTCGATCTCTGACGTAAGTAAATCCATTTCCAGTTTCTTCATGAGAATGAATGCCTTTAAAAGGATTGGCTTGCCAAATTTTAGTAAGCACCTCGATCAGTTCACCCTCATGGATCTCTAAAGAACCACCACGTAAACGCAGTTGGGCATCTAGGTCTTGAAGGGATTCTTGAATGAACTCAAAATGTTGTAGGGAGACATCTGGTTGTAGCCAAAGTCTTGGCTCAATGACGTAAATGCACCGAATAGGTCCACGCTTTATAGCTTCGACAAGGGCGTCGTGGTCCTCACAGCGCAAGTCACGCTTAAACCAGACCAGTTGATAACTCATAATTTAGCAGTATTAGAAATTAATCTTTTTAAAAGACAGTTACTAATCATAAAAGCCTTTGGCTAATTTTGCCCAACCAGTAAGATTGTTTTATGGTGCTACTTTGCCCATTTATGGGCTCTATTAAGACCGCAGTCTTTTACTCTTACGGACCCGTTCAAAAAACTCATCGGGCTTCAAACGAACCCACTTTATAAAATCTGCCATGTCGGTTTGTAGCTTGAGTTGTTCGACGGAGTTGTATTGACGCGCTAGCTCAGTTTCGGTGAGGACAGCATGGATCTGTCGATGGCAAATACGATGTAATACCGCAGTTTGACGGCCCCCATGGGACTTCGGAATAAGGTGGTGCTCATCTCGTTGAGATTTTGGGATGACTCTGTTGCAAAGTGGGCAAATCAATAATTCAGGTTGTGGACCTGGTAAGTTACTTAACTCAGACAGAATCAGTTTTTTCTTGATGCGTCCTGTCATAGCATTGGTAACCTGAAAATAGGTTTTCTTATTGGGCTGCTAAATCAACAATCACAAATCCAACTGCGATGATATATGCCAAGGTAATAACAACAGATAAACCATGTAGCATTAAAAAACGCTGCTTCAGTTTTGCATCCGTAGCTGCATTGATTGCGGGCATTAGGATTTGACGGGTAGGAATAGTAGTTAGAAAAATGAGCGCCAAAATGCTAGCGCTAAATAAACTGCTCGTTATAGCTAGTAACGCTGCAATGAGTGATGTGATAGCAACAAATATATAAAAAGAAGGGAAGGCCTTGCGTATTAATGCACGAGCATCTTCAGGTGGTAAAGATTTGAATAAAAATGCGGCAAAGCTTGCAGAAAATAACAGCATGCCTCCAAATAGTAAGGAGGAGCTTAGTAAGGCAGATGTGTGGAGAACGGTTTCAATCAAAGGATAGCCTCGAGATAAGCAGGCTTACAAGCAGCACTGTTGGGTAAGAAATAGGATGAATCAAAATAGCAAAGTATTATGGTGAATCAAGTTGAGCTTTGGTTTACGCGATGTTTTCAGAAAATAGACAGAGTGCTGAGCCAGCCACTAAGTTTCTTGCTCTTTTTTCTTCTGATTTTTTTCTCGTTCTTTCCGAAGATCGCGTAACTGCCACCATGCGAATAGTAAAACGCCTCCAAACATCAGTATGACTTCAATCAAAATAACGGGGCCAAAGTTATCCATTTGTTTCCTAAATCCTATGTGCTCATTTTAGGGTCTGCAATACAAGCCTTAATGGCCTTTGACTCTAGAGTCTTGAGCCACTCAGGCTTTGCTTTTGGGTTCATGACTAGCTCATTAACTTGTCGATTCGAAGCATTTTTAGAAATGAAGTCGGCTTGGCAAGCGCAATAGGCTGTAAAGTCCTCCTCTGTGAGGGTTTTACCTTTAATGCCTTGATGTTCAGCTACTTGCTCGCGAGCGCAATTCTTTTGATAATCTTTAGAGATTGCTTGGGCAAATGACTGGTTAGATGTGATCAATACAAAACCGAAGAGTACAAAACTGCGAAATATTGACATGATCCTTTTCCTTTAGGGTTACAGATTAATTAGCGGCTATTCTTCCATAAATATCAAGATCCAACCTAGTTACCCCAAGTAATCCCTCTGAATTACAGGCACTCTCTCTATTTATTCAACATATTTTCTGATTGCGTACTTCCTAATTGCATAAAAAAAACCATTACCTAGCACATTAAATAGTCTCTTTACCATGGTGTAAACCATTGAAATATATAGAGATTCGAATAAACGCAGATTCACTTAAGACGTATGCAGCACCTTCAAATCGTTTTGGACCGGCCACTTCACTAGCCTTTCTCTCCAGTTCCTTCCGCCCTATTTGGGAGTATTTCTCATTTCATCTTATATCTATATATATACTAGAGATGCTACTTTGATGCTGATAATAGATAGGAGAATTTTATGAAAAGCAAAAAAATCGGTACCAACTATTTAATCGCTGCAACATTATTGTTGAGCGCTGCAAATACCCTTGCTGCAAGCCAGACGATGGATAAAATTAAAGCTTCTGGAGCGGTCACTATGGGTGTTCGTGAATCCTCTATTCCAATGTCATACACCATTGGTGACAGCCGCTTTGATGGCTATCACGTTGAGGTATGTCGCATGATTTTGGCTGATATAAAAGCCAATCTTGGTCTAAGCACTTTGCGCATTAACTATCAACCTGTTACATCTCAAAACCGTGTACCTTTGGTCCAGAACGGCACAGTGGATATTGAGTGCGGAACAACGACTAACAATACTGCGCGCGCTAAGGATGTGGGTTTTGCAAACACACTTTACGTAGAAGAGGTTCGGATTGCAGTAAAAGCAAACTCTGGTATCACCTCAATCTCACAGCTAGCCGGTAAAAAAATTGCTACAACTACAGGCACTACTTCCGTGCAGTTATTGCGTAAACACGAAAAAGCCAATGGCGTCAATTTTGACGAGGTATTTGGTAAAGATCATGCTGATAGTTTCTTATTGCTAGAGTCCGGTCGTGCAGATGCTTTCGTAATGGATGGCTCAATCCTGGCTGGCAACATTGCTAATTCCAAGAATCCAAAGGACTACAAGATTGTTGGTGAGGTTCTAGCAACTGAGCCTATCGCCATTATGGTTCCTAAAAATGATCCAGAATTTAAGGCCGCTGTGAATACTGCGATTGCCAAGATTGTGGCTAACGGTAATATGCCTAAGCTTTGGAATAAATGGTTTTTAGCTCCAATTCCACCAAAGAATAGTGTTGTAGGTCTTGAGTTGTCTCCAGCAACCAAAAATGCTTGGGCTAATCTCAACGACAGGCCTGCTGAAGACTACAACAAAAAATAATCGACACTTGTTACTAAATACGAGCTAACAATATGTCTTTAGATTTAGGTGTTTTTTGTAAGAACACCTTAGACGGAGAAGTGGTGGATCACTGCTTCTCCGCACTTTTTGGTTTGGCTCAAAACAGCGATCCAAGCTATCTTGATTGGTTGATGAAGGCCTGGGGTTGGACTTTAGCTGTAGCGGCTCTTAGTCTGACGATTGCTCTAATTCTGGGGGCTGTGATGGGCACCCTCCGAACCTTGCCAACTACAAACTCTTTGAATCGTTGGCTGATTCGCATTTCTACTGCTTGGGTAGAGTTATTCAGAAATATCCCCATCTTGGTTCAAGTGTTCCTTTGGTATCACGTTATTCCTTCTTTTGTTTTGCCCTTAAAATCTCTTCCATCCTATTGGTTAGTGAGCATCGCACTTGGTTTCTTTACATCTGCTCGTATAGCTGAGCAGGTGAGGGCGGGTATTCAGGCCCTGCCAAGCGGACAAAGGGCTGCTGCTACTGCATTAGG from Polynucleobacter duraquae encodes:
- a CDS encoding NAD-dependent epimerase/dehydratase family protein; amino-acid sequence: MMLHLSDYDISADIADAISRLGEDIQLFNNKSILITGGTGFFGRWLLQILCSLILEKKFKIDIYVLSRNPEKFLEANAEYSFDRLVNFISGDVINFELPNIKTDYLIHMATTAASETFDGEDQLQKLDLLYRGTRNTLEQAVRSGVKKVLFTSSGVAYGPSNDTFFTEEMLQAPKTTMVSSALGEGKRLAEYLIGYYALKGGFEYSIARCFSFFGPFLPLDIHYAIGNFVNDAITKDVITVKGGGQELRSYLYIGDAWVWLLKLLLHGDNEIYNVGSSKSISIGDLAFLVRNTLAAEKRVEFLGLTHEVGNFSRNTYIPNTDKICNKYGLREWTTLSQGIKKMASL
- a CDS encoding radical SAM protein, whose translation is MKSYAPHQIVKSCSRIESGLRLAHDGVRACTFSTGAVEAPNYWGPDEIPLNLTKQMIVDKRRALFERLNDPNDNDFLCRKCTHWVEKEYKEIRFDQLEFVNVAHFSACNLRCNYCGFTKNNDFKKEKYSALNILKHFDAKDVTFEASVDFNAGEPTLMKDLDEHLIFFRENKMRVRLYSNGIIFSQAVYDAVKDGTITWLIISVDAGTPSTYFKTKKSNC
- a CDS encoding NUDIX domain-containing protein, with protein sequence MSEELKFHLEKVLEHVKNAKEGLPTDVFYFVSQLTPLINVDLLIKNKKGQVLLTWRDDRFYGPAWHIPGGIIRFKEKIEHRIEQVAQLELGAMVNFATEPIHIRGLINSERDVRGHFISMLYLCELSSDPIKEKAYSNGEPKQGQWSWHDKAPENLLKVHESFRKFIDDTPPL
- a CDS encoding radical SAM/SPASM domain-containing protein, which codes for MSSALQILADHEALSLVEKNKRKDQSQKRPRVHQKIQSYFKNMLDGDISPILRLKINRSLCNFSCAHCCEEPYMTRDLKKRTGMPDPRPQMSLDDYKELSRQADDYGLFRFVLTGGEALIDKNLDKLIEVLDPMKHLIILDTNGWTFDDEKAKWFAGLGGYKAQISLDSFIEAEHDQFRSKKGSYKRVMRALEASKKADLELLISTCIIKDRVFTQEFEDLCSFCKEGDIPLYVTLAKPVGTMREQDTWVCTKKDVDQLKYLEDKYNVFTHMTPSYGQPGRCITVKGINTVNHDGEIIPCPYMDLSIGNVTKEPLFEILERGMMNSWLGPYRDECIIGEHKDFIQFHNQSVHDYLDISPLLPVPYEHGFGRTKTISK
- a CDS encoding class I SAM-dependent methyltransferase; amino-acid sequence: MIKKSNSCRVCDGSLSASPLLRYENSPRSAQGFLDASEECDDLVNLEIFQCTYCGLVQHNLAPVPYYKEVIRAIAFSKEMGEFRVDQLHHWIKQNLLENKKILEVGCGRGEYIDLLISAGATKVAGIEYAQTSVIAAREKYPQIYKGYLDLDFELPSDFKFDAFTIFSFLEHWPNPNKGLRIIHSALSEGAVGLVEVPNFELILNKGLYSEFTTDHIFYFDRKSITFILEKNGFEVISVESVWNDYILSAKVRKRPLLDVTNFLNIQEKIKSQLTTFLGHHGNRDVAIWGAGHQSLAVIAMSGVANQIKYIVDSAPFKQGKFTPATHLLIVGPEHLIAHPPKAIIVMAAGYSNEVIRIILEKYSFIAHIAVLREDNLEIVR
- a CDS encoding glycosyltransferase family A protein gives rise to the protein MALVLLNQTLESAKNYLLKLSPKEHCILIDNASTDKLWDWVSKKAVTQINLTVVRNRKRKNLKFNIKNALRLVKSGETILIKDGLNTVPHKFYNNFLFKSYIELGGFYKNSLVSITLHNYCYGKYLRKCLTSLVEQTYQNIEILFSDNASNDDSWAIACEFAEKYPKKITLTRNNINKGPKANLENCLVHVSGHYRIEMCSDDYLEPNCIERAVKTFKKYPQIGFVMFHRNIVDDQGVISKEKPFYDGSYLIDGVDQAAVYMMAAVNPSVSQIVYDTAKAAKSDSEDSVVSRWWGARIRDFKMCLDYPIAYISEPLLGHRDHPLSDSKSTENSMLEIFGPLLMCHSFVEMSNYHPKVVKKFDQSIEKLATLSLRYASRAIARKDFKLAKRYFHLSRSLSSDIEGLKLFKMLDGLFNEVDVDKKQLIITAILALEGNLTRTKSYLPPKGSRKLMI